The proteins below come from a single Mangifera indica cultivar Alphonso chromosome 16, CATAS_Mindica_2.1, whole genome shotgun sequence genomic window:
- the LOC123198664 gene encoding transcription-associated protein 1-like isoform X4: MGQQADPYSAVSSSCQVVDVEAVISNIKSVLKLISERVMLVPECKQTVTQLLNALLSEKGTDPSVLLCILDVLKGWIEDDLSKPGTSGLSSAFLTHKEILSFLQKLSQVENENFLPDAVDEWNRKYLQLLYEICAESDKYHLALRQDVFQKVEKQYMLGLWAKDPEMRIKFFSLYDESLGKTLFTRLQYIIQIQDWEALSDVFWLKQGLDLILAILVENKPITLAPNSARIFPFVVSGSLSDSSAMQHQSTDVPESHDDTPLTLDNLLLKHAQFLSEMSKLQVVDLIIPLRKLAHTDANVAYHLWVLVFPTGWVTLHKEEQVALAKPMISLLSKDYHKRQQASRPNVVQALLEGLQLSHPQPRMPSELIKYIGKTYNVWHIALALLESHVMLFMNDTKCSESLAELYRLLNEEDMRCGLWKKRSITAETRAGLSLVQHGYWQLAQSLFYQAMVKATQGTYNNTVPKAEMCLWEEQWLYCACQLSQWDALVDFGKSIENYEILLDSLWKLPDWAHLKDHVIPKAQVEETPKLRLIQAFFALHDRNINGVGDAESIVGKGVDLALEQWWQLPEMSVHARIPLLQQFQQLVEVQESARILTDISNGNKVSGSSVVGVHGNLYADLKDILETWRLRTPNEWDNISVWYDLLHWRNEMYNSVIDAFKDFSNSNPQLHQLGYRDKAWNVNKLARIARKRGLYDVCVMILENMYGHTTMEVQEAFVKIREQTKAYLEMKGELSSGLNLINSNNLEYFPVKHKAEIFRLKGDFLLKLNDTEGANVAYSSTISLFKNLPKGWISWGNYCDMVYKEGNDEVWLEYAISCFLQGIKFGVSNSSSHLARVLYLLSFDTPNEPVGRAFDKYLEQIPHWVWLSWIPQLLLSLQRAEAPHCKLVLLKIASVYPQALYYWLRTYLLERRDVANKSELGRIVMAQQRMQQNASASSAGSLGLVDGNARAQCQGGGILPSDKPINQATQSGGIGSNDNCISHGQDPERPITAESSVNTSNDQPVQQGSATNEGGQNAMRRNGALGLVASAASAFDAAKDIMETLRSKHTSLFEFTYGNWFKICYSARGETSGSCKCSTASLLQVSYSYNSRGSTIPKEGAFWCLQGVLLCRCSEQAC; this comes from the exons ATG GGTCAGCAAGCTGATCCTTATTCTGCTGTCTCTTCATCATGTCAAGTGGTTGATGTTGAAGCAGTCATCTCAAATATAAAATCTGTCTTAAAGCTTATAAGTGAGAGAGTCATGCTTGTTCCAGAATGCAAACAGACCGTGACTCAACTATTGAATGCCTTGCTCTCAGAGAAGGGTACTGATCCTAGTGTGCTGCTTTGCATACTTGATGTGCTGAAAGGGTGGATTGAAGATGACTTAAGCAAACCAGGCACATCTGGCTTATCTAGTGCTTTCCTCACTCATAAGGAAATATTGTCTTTTCTTCAGAAGCTTTCACAAGTTGAAAATGAGAACTTTCTCCCTGATGCTGTGGACGAGTGGAACAGGAAATATCTTCAACTGCTTTATGAAATTTGTGCTGAGTCAGATAA ATATCATCTGGCTCTACGTCAAGATGTGTTCCAGAAGGTTGAAAAACAATACATGCTTGGTTTATGGGCAAAGGATCCAGAAATGAGGATCAAATTCTTCTCACTGTATGATGAATCTCTTGGGAAGACCTTGTTCACAAGGCTTCAGTACATTATCCAAATTCAGGACTGGGAGGCATTGAGTGATGTCTTCTGGCTTAAACAGGGACTTGATCTTATTCTAGCAATCTTGGTTGAAAATAAGCCTATTACACTTGCTCCGAACTCTGCAAGGATTTTTCCATTTGTGGTTTCAGGTTCACTTTCTGATAGTTCAGCAATGCAGCACCAGAGTACAGATGTTCCAGAGAGTCATGATGATACTCCTCTAACATTAGATAACCTTCTTCTGAAGCACGCACAGTTTTTGAGTGAAATGAGCAAACTTCag GTGGTTGATCTTATTATCCCATTGAGAAAGCTGGCTCACACTGATGCGAATGTTGCATACCATCTGTGGGTGTTGGTATTTCCCACTGGTTGGGTGACCTTACACAAAGAAGAGCAGGTCGCTCTAGCTAAACCAATGATTTCTCTTCTGTCAAAGGATTATCATAAGAGGCAACAAGCGAGCAGACCAAATGTTGTGCAAGCACTTCTGGAAGGACTTCAGTTGAGCCATCCTCAACCTCGGATGCCAAGTGAACTCATTAAATACATAGGAAAAACTTATAATGTGTGGCACATAGCATTGGCTCTGCTTGAAAGTCATGTAATGTTGTTTATGAATGACACAAAATGCTCTGAGTCTCTAGCAGAGCTGTATCGTTTGCTCAATGAAGAAGATATGAGGTGTGGGTTATGGAAGAAAAGATCAATCACCGCAGAAACCAGGGCAGGTCTTTCACTTGTTCAGCATGGTTACTGGCAGCTGGCTCAAAGTCTTTTTTACCAAGCAATGGTTAAGGCTACTCAAGGAACATATAACAATACAGTGCCAAAGGCTGAAATGTGTCTTTGGGAAGAGCAATGGCTTTACTGTGCTTGCCAACTTAGTCAGTGGGATGCATTGGTAGACTTTGGGAAGAGCATTGAGAATTATGAAATTCTACTTGATAGCCTATGGAAATTGCCTGATTGGGCACATTTGAAGGATCATGTAATCCCAAAGGCACAAGTAGAGGAAACTCCAAAACTTCGTTTGATTCAAGCCTTCTTTGCCTTACATGACAGAAATATAAATGGTGTAGGGGATGCTGAAAGCATTGTTGGGAAAGGTGTTGATCTTGCTTTAGAACAGTGGTGGCAGTTACCTGAAATGTCAGTTCATGCAAGGATTCCTCTTTTGCAGCAATTCCAGCAGCTGGTTGAGGTTCAAGAATCTGCTAGAATTCTCACAGATATTTCCAATGGGAACAAGGTTTCTGGCAGTTCTGTTGTTGGGGTACATGGAAATCTTTATGCTGATCTCAAGGACATCCTAGAGACTTGGAGGCTGAGAACTCCAAATGAATGGGATAATATATCTGTTTGGTATGATTTGCTTCACTGGAGGAATGAAATGTATAATTCTGTTATAGATGCATTCAAGGATTTTAGCAACTCAAATCCACAGCTTCATCAGCTTGGTTATCGTGACAAAGCTTGGAATGTGAATAAGCTTGCTCGCATTGCCCGTAAGCGAGGCCTTTATGATGTTTGTGTGATGATACTGGAAAATATGTATGGTCATACCACCATGGAAGTACAG GAGGCCTTTGTTAAGATAAGAGAACAGACGAAAGCTTACCTGGAGATGAAGGGGGAGCTTAGCAGTGGGCTGAATTTGATCAACAGCAATAATTTGGAGTATTTTCCTGTGAAACACAAAGCAGAAATTTTCCGCCTCAAGGGGGATTTCCTGTTAAAGCTAAATGATACTGAAGGAGCTAATGTTGCATATTCCAGTACTATCagtcttttcaaaaatttgccTAAGGGGTGGATAAGCTGGGGAAACTATTGTGACATG GTGTATAAAGAGGGCAATGATGAGGTTTGGTTAGAATACGCCATTAGCTGCTTTCTTCAAGGTATTAAATTTGGTGTTTCTAATTCCAGCAGCCATCTTGCTCGTGTTCTATATCTTCTAAGCTTTGATACTCCCAATGAGCCTGTGGGTAGGGCATTTGATAAGTACTTGGAACAAATACCCCATTGGGTCTGGCTTTCTTGGATTCCACAGCTACTACTTTCACTGCAAAGAGCAGAAGCACCTCATTGCAAACTGGTCCTACTAAAAATTGCCTCAGTGTACCCACAG GCTCTGTATTACTGGCTCCGCACATATTTGCTTGAACGTCGTGATGTTGCAAATAAATCTGAACTAGGTAGAATTGTAATGGCACAGCAAAGAATGCAGCAAAATGCCTCTGCTTCCAGTGCTGGTTCTCTTGGATTGGTTGATGGAAATGCAAGAGCCCAGTGTCAGGGTGGGGGGATTTTACCTTCAGACAAACCAATTAATCAAGCCACTCAGTCTGGTGGGATTGGATCTAATGATAATTGTATCTCTCATGGGCAAGATCCTGAACGGCCGATAACTGCAGAAAGTAGTGTGAACACATCCAATGATCAACCTGTGCAACAAGGTTCTGCCACCAATGAAGGTGGTCAAAATGCAATGAGGCGTAATGGTGCTTTAGGTTTGGTAGCTTCTGCTGCCAGTGCTTTTGATGCTGCAAAGGATATAATGGAGACCCTCAGAAGCAAGCACACAAGCCTGTTTG AGTTTACTTACGGAAATTGGTTCAAGATTTGTTACTCTGCCAGAGGAGAGACTTCTGGCAGTTGTAAATGCTCTACTGCATCGTTGTTACAAGTATCCTACAGCTACAACAGCAGAGGTTCCACAATCCCTAAAGAAGGAGCTTTCTGGTGTTTGCAGGGCGTGCTTCTCTGCAGATGCAGTGAACAAGCATGTTGA
- the LOC123198664 gene encoding transcription-associated protein 1-like isoform X1 yields MVFVAFPPDAASTPTDVKLLNQKVNELIQKYINMITAPQTLGEDNSANSISFVLLVIKTLTEVQKNFLDPSLFVRIFQRLAQDIGSSAGCHLKQGQQADPYSAVSSSCQVVDVEAVISNIKSVLKLISERVMLVPECKQTVTQLLNALLSEKGTDPSVLLCILDVLKGWIEDDLSKPGTSGLSSAFLTHKEILSFLQKLSQVENENFLPDAVDEWNRKYLQLLYEICAESDKYHLALRQDVFQKVEKQYMLGLWAKDPEMRIKFFSLYDESLGKTLFTRLQYIIQIQDWEALSDVFWLKQGLDLILAILVENKPITLAPNSARIFPFVVSGSLSDSSAMQHQSTDVPESHDDTPLTLDNLLLKHAQFLSEMSKLQVVDLIIPLRKLAHTDANVAYHLWVLVFPTGWVTLHKEEQVALAKPMISLLSKDYHKRQQASRPNVVQALLEGLQLSHPQPRMPSELIKYIGKTYNVWHIALALLESHVMLFMNDTKCSESLAELYRLLNEEDMRCGLWKKRSITAETRAGLSLVQHGYWQLAQSLFYQAMVKATQGTYNNTVPKAEMCLWEEQWLYCACQLSQWDALVDFGKSIENYEILLDSLWKLPDWAHLKDHVIPKAQVEETPKLRLIQAFFALHDRNINGVGDAESIVGKGVDLALEQWWQLPEMSVHARIPLLQQFQQLVEVQESARILTDISNGNKVSGSSVVGVHGNLYADLKDILETWRLRTPNEWDNISVWYDLLHWRNEMYNSVIDAFKDFSNSNPQLHQLGYRDKAWNVNKLARIARKRGLYDVCVMILENMYGHTTMEVQEAFVKIREQTKAYLEMKGELSSGLNLINSNNLEYFPVKHKAEIFRLKGDFLLKLNDTEGANVAYSSTISLFKNLPKGWISWGNYCDMVYKEGNDEVWLEYAISCFLQGIKFGVSNSSSHLARVLYLLSFDTPNEPVGRAFDKYLEQIPHWVWLSWIPQLLLSLQRAEAPHCKLVLLKIASVYPQALYYWLRTYLLERRDVANKSELGRIVMAQQRMQQNASASSAGSLGLVDGNARAQCQGGGILPSDKPINQATQSGGIGSNDNCISHGQDPERPITAESSVNTSNDQPVQQGSATNEGGQNAMRRNGALGLVASAASAFDAAKDIMETLRSKHTSLFEFTYGNWFKICYSARGETSGSCKCSTASLLQVSYSYNSRGSTIPKEGAFWCLQGVLLCRCSEQAC; encoded by the exons ATGGTCTTTGTTGCTTTCCCTCCAGATGCAGCAAGCACACCGACCGATGTAAAGCTTTTGAATCAGAAGGTCAACGAGCTAATACAgaagtatataaatatgattacaGCTCCTCAGACATTGGGAGAAGATAACTCTGCTAATTCAATTAGCTTTGTTCTTCTTGTCATCAAAACCTTGACAGAGGTGCAGAAGAACTTCCTTGACCCTTCACTCTTCGTTCGTATCTTCCAACGTCTGGCACAAGATATAGGATCTTCAGCAGGATGTCATTTGAAACAA GGTCAGCAAGCTGATCCTTATTCTGCTGTCTCTTCATCATGTCAAGTGGTTGATGTTGAAGCAGTCATCTCAAATATAAAATCTGTCTTAAAGCTTATAAGTGAGAGAGTCATGCTTGTTCCAGAATGCAAACAGACCGTGACTCAACTATTGAATGCCTTGCTCTCAGAGAAGGGTACTGATCCTAGTGTGCTGCTTTGCATACTTGATGTGCTGAAAGGGTGGATTGAAGATGACTTAAGCAAACCAGGCACATCTGGCTTATCTAGTGCTTTCCTCACTCATAAGGAAATATTGTCTTTTCTTCAGAAGCTTTCACAAGTTGAAAATGAGAACTTTCTCCCTGATGCTGTGGACGAGTGGAACAGGAAATATCTTCAACTGCTTTATGAAATTTGTGCTGAGTCAGATAA ATATCATCTGGCTCTACGTCAAGATGTGTTCCAGAAGGTTGAAAAACAATACATGCTTGGTTTATGGGCAAAGGATCCAGAAATGAGGATCAAATTCTTCTCACTGTATGATGAATCTCTTGGGAAGACCTTGTTCACAAGGCTTCAGTACATTATCCAAATTCAGGACTGGGAGGCATTGAGTGATGTCTTCTGGCTTAAACAGGGACTTGATCTTATTCTAGCAATCTTGGTTGAAAATAAGCCTATTACACTTGCTCCGAACTCTGCAAGGATTTTTCCATTTGTGGTTTCAGGTTCACTTTCTGATAGTTCAGCAATGCAGCACCAGAGTACAGATGTTCCAGAGAGTCATGATGATACTCCTCTAACATTAGATAACCTTCTTCTGAAGCACGCACAGTTTTTGAGTGAAATGAGCAAACTTCag GTGGTTGATCTTATTATCCCATTGAGAAAGCTGGCTCACACTGATGCGAATGTTGCATACCATCTGTGGGTGTTGGTATTTCCCACTGGTTGGGTGACCTTACACAAAGAAGAGCAGGTCGCTCTAGCTAAACCAATGATTTCTCTTCTGTCAAAGGATTATCATAAGAGGCAACAAGCGAGCAGACCAAATGTTGTGCAAGCACTTCTGGAAGGACTTCAGTTGAGCCATCCTCAACCTCGGATGCCAAGTGAACTCATTAAATACATAGGAAAAACTTATAATGTGTGGCACATAGCATTGGCTCTGCTTGAAAGTCATGTAATGTTGTTTATGAATGACACAAAATGCTCTGAGTCTCTAGCAGAGCTGTATCGTTTGCTCAATGAAGAAGATATGAGGTGTGGGTTATGGAAGAAAAGATCAATCACCGCAGAAACCAGGGCAGGTCTTTCACTTGTTCAGCATGGTTACTGGCAGCTGGCTCAAAGTCTTTTTTACCAAGCAATGGTTAAGGCTACTCAAGGAACATATAACAATACAGTGCCAAAGGCTGAAATGTGTCTTTGGGAAGAGCAATGGCTTTACTGTGCTTGCCAACTTAGTCAGTGGGATGCATTGGTAGACTTTGGGAAGAGCATTGAGAATTATGAAATTCTACTTGATAGCCTATGGAAATTGCCTGATTGGGCACATTTGAAGGATCATGTAATCCCAAAGGCACAAGTAGAGGAAACTCCAAAACTTCGTTTGATTCAAGCCTTCTTTGCCTTACATGACAGAAATATAAATGGTGTAGGGGATGCTGAAAGCATTGTTGGGAAAGGTGTTGATCTTGCTTTAGAACAGTGGTGGCAGTTACCTGAAATGTCAGTTCATGCAAGGATTCCTCTTTTGCAGCAATTCCAGCAGCTGGTTGAGGTTCAAGAATCTGCTAGAATTCTCACAGATATTTCCAATGGGAACAAGGTTTCTGGCAGTTCTGTTGTTGGGGTACATGGAAATCTTTATGCTGATCTCAAGGACATCCTAGAGACTTGGAGGCTGAGAACTCCAAATGAATGGGATAATATATCTGTTTGGTATGATTTGCTTCACTGGAGGAATGAAATGTATAATTCTGTTATAGATGCATTCAAGGATTTTAGCAACTCAAATCCACAGCTTCATCAGCTTGGTTATCGTGACAAAGCTTGGAATGTGAATAAGCTTGCTCGCATTGCCCGTAAGCGAGGCCTTTATGATGTTTGTGTGATGATACTGGAAAATATGTATGGTCATACCACCATGGAAGTACAG GAGGCCTTTGTTAAGATAAGAGAACAGACGAAAGCTTACCTGGAGATGAAGGGGGAGCTTAGCAGTGGGCTGAATTTGATCAACAGCAATAATTTGGAGTATTTTCCTGTGAAACACAAAGCAGAAATTTTCCGCCTCAAGGGGGATTTCCTGTTAAAGCTAAATGATACTGAAGGAGCTAATGTTGCATATTCCAGTACTATCagtcttttcaaaaatttgccTAAGGGGTGGATAAGCTGGGGAAACTATTGTGACATG GTGTATAAAGAGGGCAATGATGAGGTTTGGTTAGAATACGCCATTAGCTGCTTTCTTCAAGGTATTAAATTTGGTGTTTCTAATTCCAGCAGCCATCTTGCTCGTGTTCTATATCTTCTAAGCTTTGATACTCCCAATGAGCCTGTGGGTAGGGCATTTGATAAGTACTTGGAACAAATACCCCATTGGGTCTGGCTTTCTTGGATTCCACAGCTACTACTTTCACTGCAAAGAGCAGAAGCACCTCATTGCAAACTGGTCCTACTAAAAATTGCCTCAGTGTACCCACAG GCTCTGTATTACTGGCTCCGCACATATTTGCTTGAACGTCGTGATGTTGCAAATAAATCTGAACTAGGTAGAATTGTAATGGCACAGCAAAGAATGCAGCAAAATGCCTCTGCTTCCAGTGCTGGTTCTCTTGGATTGGTTGATGGAAATGCAAGAGCCCAGTGTCAGGGTGGGGGGATTTTACCTTCAGACAAACCAATTAATCAAGCCACTCAGTCTGGTGGGATTGGATCTAATGATAATTGTATCTCTCATGGGCAAGATCCTGAACGGCCGATAACTGCAGAAAGTAGTGTGAACACATCCAATGATCAACCTGTGCAACAAGGTTCTGCCACCAATGAAGGTGGTCAAAATGCAATGAGGCGTAATGGTGCTTTAGGTTTGGTAGCTTCTGCTGCCAGTGCTTTTGATGCTGCAAAGGATATAATGGAGACCCTCAGAAGCAAGCACACAAGCCTGTTTG AGTTTACTTACGGAAATTGGTTCAAGATTTGTTACTCTGCCAGAGGAGAGACTTCTGGCAGTTGTAAATGCTCTACTGCATCGTTGTTACAAGTATCCTACAGCTACAACAGCAGAGGTTCCACAATCCCTAAAGAAGGAGCTTTCTGGTGTTTGCAGGGCGTGCTTCTCTGCAGATGCAGTGAACAAGCATGTTGA
- the LOC123198664 gene encoding transcription-associated protein 1-like isoform X2, translating into MITAPQTLGEDNSANSISFVLLVIKTLTEVQKNFLDPSLFVRIFQRLAQDIGSSAGCHLKQGQQADPYSAVSSSCQVVDVEAVISNIKSVLKLISERVMLVPECKQTVTQLLNALLSEKGTDPSVLLCILDVLKGWIEDDLSKPGTSGLSSAFLTHKEILSFLQKLSQVENENFLPDAVDEWNRKYLQLLYEICAESDKYHLALRQDVFQKVEKQYMLGLWAKDPEMRIKFFSLYDESLGKTLFTRLQYIIQIQDWEALSDVFWLKQGLDLILAILVENKPITLAPNSARIFPFVVSGSLSDSSAMQHQSTDVPESHDDTPLTLDNLLLKHAQFLSEMSKLQVVDLIIPLRKLAHTDANVAYHLWVLVFPTGWVTLHKEEQVALAKPMISLLSKDYHKRQQASRPNVVQALLEGLQLSHPQPRMPSELIKYIGKTYNVWHIALALLESHVMLFMNDTKCSESLAELYRLLNEEDMRCGLWKKRSITAETRAGLSLVQHGYWQLAQSLFYQAMVKATQGTYNNTVPKAEMCLWEEQWLYCACQLSQWDALVDFGKSIENYEILLDSLWKLPDWAHLKDHVIPKAQVEETPKLRLIQAFFALHDRNINGVGDAESIVGKGVDLALEQWWQLPEMSVHARIPLLQQFQQLVEVQESARILTDISNGNKVSGSSVVGVHGNLYADLKDILETWRLRTPNEWDNISVWYDLLHWRNEMYNSVIDAFKDFSNSNPQLHQLGYRDKAWNVNKLARIARKRGLYDVCVMILENMYGHTTMEVQEAFVKIREQTKAYLEMKGELSSGLNLINSNNLEYFPVKHKAEIFRLKGDFLLKLNDTEGANVAYSSTISLFKNLPKGWISWGNYCDMVYKEGNDEVWLEYAISCFLQGIKFGVSNSSSHLARVLYLLSFDTPNEPVGRAFDKYLEQIPHWVWLSWIPQLLLSLQRAEAPHCKLVLLKIASVYPQALYYWLRTYLLERRDVANKSELGRIVMAQQRMQQNASASSAGSLGLVDGNARAQCQGGGILPSDKPINQATQSGGIGSNDNCISHGQDPERPITAESSVNTSNDQPVQQGSATNEGGQNAMRRNGALGLVASAASAFDAAKDIMETLRSKHTSLFEFTYGNWFKICYSARGETSGSCKCSTASLLQVSYSYNSRGSTIPKEGAFWCLQGVLLCRCSEQAC; encoded by the exons atgattacaGCTCCTCAGACATTGGGAGAAGATAACTCTGCTAATTCAATTAGCTTTGTTCTTCTTGTCATCAAAACCTTGACAGAGGTGCAGAAGAACTTCCTTGACCCTTCACTCTTCGTTCGTATCTTCCAACGTCTGGCACAAGATATAGGATCTTCAGCAGGATGTCATTTGAAACAA GGTCAGCAAGCTGATCCTTATTCTGCTGTCTCTTCATCATGTCAAGTGGTTGATGTTGAAGCAGTCATCTCAAATATAAAATCTGTCTTAAAGCTTATAAGTGAGAGAGTCATGCTTGTTCCAGAATGCAAACAGACCGTGACTCAACTATTGAATGCCTTGCTCTCAGAGAAGGGTACTGATCCTAGTGTGCTGCTTTGCATACTTGATGTGCTGAAAGGGTGGATTGAAGATGACTTAAGCAAACCAGGCACATCTGGCTTATCTAGTGCTTTCCTCACTCATAAGGAAATATTGTCTTTTCTTCAGAAGCTTTCACAAGTTGAAAATGAGAACTTTCTCCCTGATGCTGTGGACGAGTGGAACAGGAAATATCTTCAACTGCTTTATGAAATTTGTGCTGAGTCAGATAA ATATCATCTGGCTCTACGTCAAGATGTGTTCCAGAAGGTTGAAAAACAATACATGCTTGGTTTATGGGCAAAGGATCCAGAAATGAGGATCAAATTCTTCTCACTGTATGATGAATCTCTTGGGAAGACCTTGTTCACAAGGCTTCAGTACATTATCCAAATTCAGGACTGGGAGGCATTGAGTGATGTCTTCTGGCTTAAACAGGGACTTGATCTTATTCTAGCAATCTTGGTTGAAAATAAGCCTATTACACTTGCTCCGAACTCTGCAAGGATTTTTCCATTTGTGGTTTCAGGTTCACTTTCTGATAGTTCAGCAATGCAGCACCAGAGTACAGATGTTCCAGAGAGTCATGATGATACTCCTCTAACATTAGATAACCTTCTTCTGAAGCACGCACAGTTTTTGAGTGAAATGAGCAAACTTCag GTGGTTGATCTTATTATCCCATTGAGAAAGCTGGCTCACACTGATGCGAATGTTGCATACCATCTGTGGGTGTTGGTATTTCCCACTGGTTGGGTGACCTTACACAAAGAAGAGCAGGTCGCTCTAGCTAAACCAATGATTTCTCTTCTGTCAAAGGATTATCATAAGAGGCAACAAGCGAGCAGACCAAATGTTGTGCAAGCACTTCTGGAAGGACTTCAGTTGAGCCATCCTCAACCTCGGATGCCAAGTGAACTCATTAAATACATAGGAAAAACTTATAATGTGTGGCACATAGCATTGGCTCTGCTTGAAAGTCATGTAATGTTGTTTATGAATGACACAAAATGCTCTGAGTCTCTAGCAGAGCTGTATCGTTTGCTCAATGAAGAAGATATGAGGTGTGGGTTATGGAAGAAAAGATCAATCACCGCAGAAACCAGGGCAGGTCTTTCACTTGTTCAGCATGGTTACTGGCAGCTGGCTCAAAGTCTTTTTTACCAAGCAATGGTTAAGGCTACTCAAGGAACATATAACAATACAGTGCCAAAGGCTGAAATGTGTCTTTGGGAAGAGCAATGGCTTTACTGTGCTTGCCAACTTAGTCAGTGGGATGCATTGGTAGACTTTGGGAAGAGCATTGAGAATTATGAAATTCTACTTGATAGCCTATGGAAATTGCCTGATTGGGCACATTTGAAGGATCATGTAATCCCAAAGGCACAAGTAGAGGAAACTCCAAAACTTCGTTTGATTCAAGCCTTCTTTGCCTTACATGACAGAAATATAAATGGTGTAGGGGATGCTGAAAGCATTGTTGGGAAAGGTGTTGATCTTGCTTTAGAACAGTGGTGGCAGTTACCTGAAATGTCAGTTCATGCAAGGATTCCTCTTTTGCAGCAATTCCAGCAGCTGGTTGAGGTTCAAGAATCTGCTAGAATTCTCACAGATATTTCCAATGGGAACAAGGTTTCTGGCAGTTCTGTTGTTGGGGTACATGGAAATCTTTATGCTGATCTCAAGGACATCCTAGAGACTTGGAGGCTGAGAACTCCAAATGAATGGGATAATATATCTGTTTGGTATGATTTGCTTCACTGGAGGAATGAAATGTATAATTCTGTTATAGATGCATTCAAGGATTTTAGCAACTCAAATCCACAGCTTCATCAGCTTGGTTATCGTGACAAAGCTTGGAATGTGAATAAGCTTGCTCGCATTGCCCGTAAGCGAGGCCTTTATGATGTTTGTGTGATGATACTGGAAAATATGTATGGTCATACCACCATGGAAGTACAG GAGGCCTTTGTTAAGATAAGAGAACAGACGAAAGCTTACCTGGAGATGAAGGGGGAGCTTAGCAGTGGGCTGAATTTGATCAACAGCAATAATTTGGAGTATTTTCCTGTGAAACACAAAGCAGAAATTTTCCGCCTCAAGGGGGATTTCCTGTTAAAGCTAAATGATACTGAAGGAGCTAATGTTGCATATTCCAGTACTATCagtcttttcaaaaatttgccTAAGGGGTGGATAAGCTGGGGAAACTATTGTGACATG GTGTATAAAGAGGGCAATGATGAGGTTTGGTTAGAATACGCCATTAGCTGCTTTCTTCAAGGTATTAAATTTGGTGTTTCTAATTCCAGCAGCCATCTTGCTCGTGTTCTATATCTTCTAAGCTTTGATACTCCCAATGAGCCTGTGGGTAGGGCATTTGATAAGTACTTGGAACAAATACCCCATTGGGTCTGGCTTTCTTGGATTCCACAGCTACTACTTTCACTGCAAAGAGCAGAAGCACCTCATTGCAAACTGGTCCTACTAAAAATTGCCTCAGTGTACCCACAG GCTCTGTATTACTGGCTCCGCACATATTTGCTTGAACGTCGTGATGTTGCAAATAAATCTGAACTAGGTAGAATTGTAATGGCACAGCAAAGAATGCAGCAAAATGCCTCTGCTTCCAGTGCTGGTTCTCTTGGATTGGTTGATGGAAATGCAAGAGCCCAGTGTCAGGGTGGGGGGATTTTACCTTCAGACAAACCAATTAATCAAGCCACTCAGTCTGGTGGGATTGGATCTAATGATAATTGTATCTCTCATGGGCAAGATCCTGAACGGCCGATAACTGCAGAAAGTAGTGTGAACACATCCAATGATCAACCTGTGCAACAAGGTTCTGCCACCAATGAAGGTGGTCAAAATGCAATGAGGCGTAATGGTGCTTTAGGTTTGGTAGCTTCTGCTGCCAGTGCTTTTGATGCTGCAAAGGATATAATGGAGACCCTCAGAAGCAAGCACACAAGCCTGTTTG AGTTTACTTACGGAAATTGGTTCAAGATTTGTTACTCTGCCAGAGGAGAGACTTCTGGCAGTTGTAAATGCTCTACTGCATCGTTGTTACAAGTATCCTACAGCTACAACAGCAGAGGTTCCACAATCCCTAAAGAAGGAGCTTTCTGGTGTTTGCAGGGCGTGCTTCTCTGCAGATGCAGTGAACAAGCATGTTGA